One window of Triticum dicoccoides isolate Atlit2015 ecotype Zavitan chromosome 5A, WEW_v2.0, whole genome shotgun sequence genomic DNA carries:
- the LOC119298211 gene encoding putative protein TPRXL — translation MPGLARFILLLLLVLAVPVAQPTPYSDNLQDACNKTLFPKVCIQALTGNPETRTADARRLAELSVNFAKQAGTKVAALAHNELNGVKAEDVMFKCLDSCSDDIEEAVAHLSGLSGEVTDSKFLEVKSWLSATLGGSSTCEESCKDAPASDAKTFFVAKSIEFEKLLRVTLDLITEASGSMSASGSMSGDVAVPPTPYDGSASGSYGASAPGSYSVSASESSESASAPESSESASAPESSESASAPESSGSASAPSSEAPSAHASAPASNAPTSEAPSAGAPGPSYGSSSAPSSEAPSSDALAPSSDASAPSNAPTSDAPSAGAPGPSYGSSAPSSEAPSTDAPTPSSSNAPTSDAPSAISPGPSYGSASGPSTDAPSPSPSDADAPSSGSAGAPSSGSAGAPSSGSASAPSYGSAGAPSPSDAGAPDADSPA, via the coding sequence ATGCCCGGTCTGGCTCGCttcatcctcctcctgctcctcgtccTCGCCGTCCCCGTCGCTCAGCCTACCCCCTACAGCGACAACCTCCAGGACGCGTGCAACAAGACGTTGTTCCCCAAAGTGTGCATCCAGGCGCTGACGGGCAACCCGGAGACCCGGACAGCGGACGCGCGCCGGCTGGCCGAGTTGTCCGTGAACTTCGCCAAACAGGCGGGCACCAAGGTGGCAGCGCTCGCTCACAACGAGCTCAACGGTGTCAAGGCGGAGGACGTCATGTTCAAGTGCCTCGACAGCTGCTCCGACGACATTGAAGAGGCGGTGGCGCACCTGAGCGGCCTCAGCGGCGAGGTCACCGACAGCAAGTTCCTCGAGGTCAAGTCATGGCTGTCCGCGACGCTGGGCGGCTCGTCCACCTGTGAGGAGAGCTGCAAGGACGCGCCCGCCAGTGATGCCAAGACGTTCTTCGTAGCCAAGAGCATCGAATTCGAGAAGCTGCTCCGCGTCACGCTCGACCTCATCACCGAGGCCTCCGGCTCCATGTCCGCGTCCGGCTCCATGTCCGGCGACGTCGCGGTGCCGCCCACGCCGTATGATGGCAGCGCTTCAGGTTCCTATGGTGCCAGCGCGCCGGGCTCCTACAGTGTCAGCGCATCCGAGTCGTCCGAGAGTGCCAGCGCACCCGAGTCGTCCGAGAGTGCCAGCGCACCCGAGTCGTCCGAGAGTGCCAGCGCACCCGAGTCGTCCGGGAGTGCCAGCGCGCCCAGCTCCGAAGCACCATCCGCTCATGCGTCGGCGCCGGCCTCGAACGCACCAACCTCCGAGGCACCGTCAGCTGGCGCGCCAGGCCCCTCCTATGGCTCCAGCAGCGCACCGAGCTCCGAAGCACCATCCAGTGATGCGTTGGCGCCATCCAGTGATGCGTCGGCGCCATCGAACGCTCCAACCTCCGACGCACCATCAGCTGGCGCGCCAGGCCCCTCCTACGGCTCCAGCGCACCGAGCTCCGAAGCACCATCCACCGATGCGCCGACGCCCTCGAGCTCGAACGCACCAACCTCCGACGCACCCTCAGCTATCTCGCCAGGCCCCTCCTATGGCTCCGCCAGCGGGCCATCTACCGATGCACCGTCGCCATCCCCATCGGACGCCGACGCGCCATCTTCCGGGTCTGCCGGCGCGCCATCATCAGGGTCGGCCGGCGCACCATCATCAGGGTCTGCCAGCGCACCATCGTACGGGTCTGCCGGCGCCCCGTCCCCGTCCGACGCCGGCGCTCCTGATGCCGACTCACCTGCATGA
- the LOC119298209 gene encoding uncharacterized protein LOC119298209 gives MDLPLLKDINKQSFRWKVMARIARVWELKRKDTGTTYEVDFLLLDRQGGTMEGLIPEKRMAQFMKHITEGTIYTIEDFNLYDAKSKFRSSDHPLRVCFTFRTKLKKVEPQPVNFPIFAHNARPFSVLEARADQNFILSGDK, from the exons ATGGACTTGCCTCTCCTCAAAGATATCAACAAGCAATCATTTAGATGGAAAGTTATGGCCAGGATCGCAAGAGTCTGggagctcaaaagaaaagacacagGAACTACCTATGAGGTGGACTTCCTGCTGCTTGATCGACAG GGTGGCACAATGGAAGGTTTGATTCCAGAGAAGAGAATGGCCCAATTTATGAAGCACATCACCGAGGGAACAATTTATACAATTGAGGACTTCAATCTATATGATGCCAAGAGCAAGTTTAGATCTTCAGATCACCCCCTCAGGGTATGTTTCACATTTCGCACTAAGCTTAAAAAAGTGGAGCCCCAACCCGTGAATTTCCCAATATTTGCCCACAACGCCAGGCCATTCTCTGTTCTGGAAGCACGTGCTGATCAGAACTTCATCTTATCAGGTGACAAATAA
- the LOC119298684 gene encoding uncharacterized protein LOC119298684, with product MESRGSARGRDRGHLDHHRQVLLLRPAAAWSYASDGGGVSWPAQRSLSASYTCGYCKREFRSARALGGHMNVHRWERARIRRYYCSAYPAALAPAAVHRDWVPNLNFSPPRCPDGDYGGTSWATPPVYSSFSTAAGAKAAEAALVVDLELGSEGGGGGLDLELRLGCS from the coding sequence ATGGAGAGCAGGGGCAGCGCGAGAGGACGAGACCGCGGCCACCTCGACCATCACCGACAGGTGCTACTGCTGAGGCCGGCCGCGGCATGGAGCTACGCCTCCGACGGCGGCGGCGTGTCGTGGCCGGCGCAGAGGTCGCTGTCGGCTTCGTACACGTGCGGCTACTGCAAGAGGGAGTTCCGGTCGGCGCGGGCGCTCGGGGGTCACATGAATGTGCACCGCTGGGAGAGGGCCAGGATCCGCCGCTACTACTGCTCCGCCTACCCCGCGGCTCTAGCTCCAGCTGCTGTCCATAGGGACTGGGTGCCCAACCTCAACTTCTCGCCGCCGCGTTGTCCCGATGGCGACTATGGCGGCACATCCTGGGCGACCCCGCCCGTCTACAGCTCCTTCTCTACCGCGGCGGGCGCGAAGGCGGCGGAGGCTGCGTTGGTGGTGGACCTGGAGTTGGggtccgaaggaggaggaggaggtttggATCTTGAGCTTAGACTTGGCTGCTCTTGA